The Bradyrhizobium ottawaense genome window below encodes:
- a CDS encoding MFS transporter: MSVFWLALAAFAIGTEGFVIAGLLPGIAADLQISVSAAGQLVTAYALTYAVGSPILAVALNNIDRRTVLALALATFIAGNLAAMVASSYALLLASRMLMALGSGLCMPTALAVSVAVASPERRGRAVALVTSGLTVATVIGVPLGNLVGSLLGWRATFAMVAMIGTVALAGLLLGLPRGLPRNTASLGERLAVARHSNVLVALVITILWALGGFTVFTYFAVPLRGLGFDASQISLALLVFGGAAAIGNMFGGLLADRLGTLATVGLGLAGMAAALILHSVVLKLMPGQAHYAVLGTIFLWGISGWAFYPAQVSSIIRIEPQASMIALSLNASAMYLGFAIGGALGGAVLATLSPNDLGWIGGMSVAASLLVHLARGWQARPKPVKIAG; encoded by the coding sequence ATGAGCGTATTCTGGCTGGCCCTGGCGGCCTTTGCGATCGGCACCGAAGGCTTTGTCATCGCGGGTCTTTTGCCCGGCATCGCTGCCGATTTGCAGATTTCGGTCTCCGCCGCCGGCCAATTGGTCACGGCCTACGCCCTCACCTATGCCGTGGGCTCGCCGATCCTGGCCGTCGCGCTGAACAATATCGACCGCCGAACCGTGCTGGCCCTGGCGCTGGCGACTTTCATCGCCGGAAATCTCGCCGCGATGGTGGCTTCCAGCTACGCCCTGCTGCTGGCTTCGCGGATGCTGATGGCGTTGGGCTCCGGGCTTTGCATGCCGACGGCGCTCGCGGTGTCCGTGGCGGTCGCCTCGCCCGAACGGCGCGGCCGAGCGGTGGCGCTGGTCACGTCGGGCCTGACGGTCGCGACTGTCATTGGCGTTCCCCTCGGCAACCTCGTCGGCAGCCTCCTCGGCTGGCGCGCGACCTTTGCGATGGTCGCCATGATAGGCACCGTCGCGCTCGCCGGTCTGCTGCTCGGCCTGCCCCGCGGCCTGCCGCGCAACACGGCCTCGCTCGGCGAACGGCTGGCGGTGGCGCGTCACAGCAATGTCCTGGTCGCGCTTGTGATCACGATCCTATGGGCGCTCGGCGGCTTCACCGTGTTCACCTATTTCGCGGTTCCGCTGCGCGGCCTCGGCTTCGATGCGTCGCAAATCAGCCTTGCATTGCTGGTGTTTGGCGGCGCGGCCGCGATCGGGAACATGTTCGGCGGCTTACTTGCCGACCGGCTCGGTACGCTCGCCACCGTGGGCCTCGGCCTCGCCGGCATGGCAGCTGCGCTGATCCTTCACTCGGTGGTCCTGAAGCTGATGCCGGGCCAGGCGCACTATGCGGTGCTGGGCACGATCTTCCTCTGGGGCATCTCGGGCTGGGCATTCTACCCGGCCCAGGTCTCCAGCATCATCCGGATCGAGCCGCAGGCCTCGATGATCGCGCTCTCGCTCAACGCCTCCGCCATGTATCTCGGCTTCGCCATCGGCGGGGCATTGGGCGGGGCGGTGCTGGCCACCCTCTCGCCGAACGACCTCGGCTGGATCGGTGGAATGAGCGTTGCGGCCTCACTTCTGGTGCATCTCGCCCGTGGCTGGCAGGCCAGGCCAAAACCCGTCAAAATTG
- a CDS encoding ArsR/SmtB family transcription factor encodes MSRTPLHPTREQIELPMVLDCLSDPIRLAIVYQLAQQERVSSELRCGDFNGLAGKSNLAYHFAKLRECGVMQTRVAGTNRFMRLRREDLDARFPGLLDAVISSAAKDAERLQLMAECEVVEAG; translated from the coding sequence ATGAGCCGCACACCTCTCCACCCGACCCGCGAGCAAATCGAATTGCCGATGGTGCTGGATTGCCTCAGCGATCCGATCCGGCTCGCCATCGTCTACCAGCTCGCCCAGCAGGAACGTGTCAGCAGCGAGCTCCGCTGCGGCGACTTCAACGGGCTCGCGGGCAAGTCCAACCTCGCCTATCACTTCGCCAAGCTGCGCGAATGCGGCGTGATGCAGACGCGCGTGGCCGGCACCAACCGCTTCATGCGGCTGCGCCGTGAGGATCTGGACGCGCGTTTTCCCGGCCTGCTCGATGCGGTGATCAGCTCTGCCGCCAAGGATGCCGAGCGGCTTCAGCTGATGGCTGAGTGTGAAGTGGTGGAGGCAGGTTGA
- a CDS encoding class I SAM-dependent methyltransferase, with translation MDDWIDYYDSTHTIYVSKLHRDLHFQIIARDIIGYISSPDATVLDYACGEALSASQVAGSCGKLILAEPAPGVRGRLIARFAPNTKIRVRSLDDVRKMQDQSIDLVVMNSVAQYMAPEELDAALLTIRRILKPSGKLVLGDILQPNVGMVRDVMALLGFGLRHGFLKDALVGLISTALSDYRHLRTRIGLQRYSEEEITAKLRAAGFAVQRAHTNIGHNRWRMTFVARQPLVR, from the coding sequence ATGGACGATTGGATCGATTATTACGACTCGACGCATACGATCTATGTCAGCAAGCTGCATCGCGACTTGCACTTCCAGATCATCGCGCGGGACATCATCGGCTACATCTCCTCGCCGGACGCAACGGTGCTGGACTATGCCTGCGGCGAGGCGCTGTCGGCGAGCCAGGTGGCTGGTAGCTGCGGCAAGCTGATCCTCGCCGAGCCCGCGCCGGGCGTGCGCGGCCGGCTGATCGCGCGGTTTGCCCCGAACACCAAGATCCGCGTCCGCTCGCTCGACGATGTCCGCAAGATGCAGGACCAGTCGATCGACCTCGTCGTGATGAACTCGGTCGCGCAATACATGGCGCCGGAGGAGCTCGACGCCGCGCTCCTCACCATCCGCCGTATCCTGAAGCCCTCCGGCAAGCTGGTGCTGGGGGACATCCTCCAGCCCAATGTCGGCATGGTCAGGGACGTCATGGCGCTGCTCGGCTTCGGCCTGCGCCACGGTTTCTTGAAGGACGCGCTGGTCGGGCTCATCAGCACCGCGCTGTCCGATTACCGACATCTGCGCACGCGCATCGGGCTCCAGCGCTACAGCGAGGAGGAGATCACCGCCAAGCTGAGAGCGGCCGGGTTCGCGGTCCAGCGCGCCCACACCAATATCGGCCATAATCGCTGGCGCATGACCTTCGTCGCGCGGCAGCCTCTGGTTCGTTAA
- a CDS encoding Dps family protein: MSKTNNKVSPDLDTPTDLSPDGVKKVSEALNVLLADAFALYLKTKNFHWHISGRHFRDYHLLLDEQSDQIFATTDQLAERVRKIGGTTLKSIGQVAKLQTIKDNNEDYVPPREMLRELMQDNKHVAAAMRKAHDVCDDAGDVASASILEVFIDETERRTWFLFEATRQEGSNAA; encoded by the coding sequence GTGAGCAAAACCAACAACAAGGTCTCGCCCGATCTCGATACCCCCACCGACCTGTCGCCCGACGGGGTCAAGAAGGTCTCGGAGGCGCTCAACGTACTTCTGGCCGACGCCTTCGCGCTGTATCTGAAGACCAAGAATTTCCATTGGCACATCAGCGGCCGCCACTTCCGCGACTATCATCTGCTGCTCGACGAGCAGTCCGACCAGATCTTCGCCACCACCGACCAGCTCGCCGAGCGCGTCCGCAAGATCGGCGGCACCACGCTGAAGTCGATCGGCCAGGTCGCAAAGCTCCAGACCATCAAGGACAACAACGAGGACTACGTCCCGCCGCGCGAGATGCTGCGCGAACTGATGCAGGACAACAAGCACGTCGCGGCCGCGATGCGCAAAGCGCACGACGTCTGCGACGACGCCGGCGATGTCGCCAGCGCCAGCATTTTGGAAGTGTTCATCGACGAGACCGAGCGCCGGACGTGGTTCCTGTTCGAGGCCACGCGGCAGGAAGGCAGCAACGCGGCGTAG
- a CDS encoding cupin domain-containing protein encodes MSVVRDKAEPLAIVFEDDGLVPNNIRPFLVYQGAVKLDPKQPEETIENLFEANGWGGTWRNGVYDYLHYHATVHEVLGVARGSARVRFGGDHGQELEIKAGDVAILPAGTGHQCIRASEDFCVIGAYPPGAKMEITRATPDNHAKALKTIPQVALPPADPVTGKDGALMRLWR; translated from the coding sequence ATGTCCGTCGTCCGCGACAAGGCCGAGCCGCTCGCCATCGTGTTCGAGGATGATGGGCTCGTGCCGAACAACATCCGCCCCTTCCTGGTCTACCAGGGTGCGGTGAAGCTCGACCCGAAGCAGCCGGAAGAGACCATCGAGAACCTGTTCGAAGCGAACGGCTGGGGCGGGACGTGGCGCAACGGTGTCTACGATTATCTGCATTACCACGCGACGGTGCATGAGGTGCTCGGCGTGGCGCGCGGCAGCGCCCGCGTCCGCTTCGGCGGCGACCATGGCCAGGAGCTCGAGATCAAGGCGGGTGATGTCGCGATCCTGCCGGCCGGCACCGGACATCAATGCATCAGGGCGAGCGAGGATTTCTGCGTGATCGGTGCCTATCCGCCCGGCGCGAAGATGGAGATCACGCGCGCAACGCCGGACAACCACGCCAAGGCGCTGAAGACGATTCCACAAGTCGCGCTGCCGCCGGCTGATCCCGTGACGGGCAAGGATGGGGCGTTAATGCGGTTGTGGCGGTAG
- the carA gene encoding glutamine-hydrolyzing carbamoyl-phosphate synthase small subunit, which produces MTQHDNDPAWPDHKPTALLVLADGTVLEGFGLGAEGHAVGEVCFNTAMTGYEEILTDPSYAGQLITFTFPHIGNVGTNEEDIETVNMAATPGARGVILRTAITDPSNYRATKHLDQWLKARGIIGLSGIDTRALTALIRSKGMPNAVIAHARNGEFDLHGLKEEAREWPGLEGMDLVPMVTSGQRFTWDETPWLWDKGFGRQDKAEFNVVAIDYGIKRNILRLLAGVGCKVTVVPATTSSEDILAMKPDGVFLSNGPGDPAATGKYAVPVIRDVIKSGTPTFGICLGHQMLGLAVGAKTKKMHQGHHGANHPVKDETTGKVEITSMNHGFAVDETTLPKGATQTHISLFDGSNCGIQLDGKPVFSVQYHPEASPGPRDSHYLFQRFADLMRQKKSA; this is translated from the coding sequence ATGACACAACATGACAACGATCCCGCCTGGCCGGACCATAAACCGACCGCGCTCCTCGTGCTCGCCGATGGCACCGTGCTCGAAGGCTTTGGCCTCGGCGCCGAAGGCCACGCCGTTGGTGAAGTCTGCTTCAACACCGCGATGACCGGCTATGAGGAGATCCTCACCGATCCCTCCTATGCCGGCCAGCTCATCACCTTCACCTTCCCGCATATCGGCAATGTCGGTACCAACGAGGAAGACATCGAGACGGTGAACATGGCGGCGACGCCGGGCGCGCGCGGCGTGATCCTGCGCACCGCGATCACCGATCCCTCGAACTACCGCGCCACCAAGCATCTCGACCAGTGGCTGAAGGCGCGCGGCATCATCGGCCTCTCCGGCATCGACACCCGCGCCCTGACCGCGCTGATCCGCAGCAAGGGCATGCCCAACGCCGTGATCGCGCACGCCAGGAACGGCGAGTTCGACCTGCATGGGTTGAAGGAAGAGGCGCGCGAATGGCCGGGCCTCGAGGGCATGGACCTCGTGCCGATGGTCACAAGCGGCCAGCGCTTCACCTGGGACGAGACGCCGTGGCTGTGGGACAAGGGCTTTGGCCGCCAGGACAAGGCTGAGTTCAACGTCGTCGCCATCGACTACGGCATCAAGCGCAACATCCTGCGCCTGCTCGCCGGCGTCGGCTGCAAGGTGACGGTGGTGCCGGCGACGACCTCGTCCGAAGACATTCTGGCGATGAAGCCGGACGGCGTGTTCCTGTCGAACGGTCCCGGCGATCCGGCCGCGACCGGCAAATATGCCGTGCCCGTGATCCGGGACGTCATCAAGTCGGGCACGCCGACCTTCGGCATTTGCCTTGGCCACCAGATGCTCGGCCTCGCCGTCGGCGCGAAGACGAAGAAGATGCATCAGGGCCATCACGGCGCCAACCACCCCGTGAAGGACGAGACCACCGGCAAGGTCGAGATCACCTCGATGAACCACGGCTTTGCGGTCGACGAGACCACGCTGCCGAAGGGCGCGACGCAGACCCACATCTCGCTGTTCGACGGCTCCAATTGCGGCATCCAGCTCGACGGCAAGCCGGTGTTCTCGGTGCAGTACCACCCGGAAGCATCGCCCGGCCCGCGCGACTCGCACTATCTGTTCCAGCGTTTTGCGGATCTGATGCGTCAGAAGAAGAGCGCGTAA
- a CDS encoding alpha/beta fold hydrolase, giving the protein MDQTTPILLVPGLASSARIYAPVIPALWRFGPVMVANHIRDDSMAAIAARVLSEAPPRFALAGHSMGGYIAFEIMRQAPERVAKLALINTQARPDTPEATVRRRGLMERARRGELRAIREESFPELVHPSRRDDADILKLVHAQDEDVGVEGYLRQQTAIIARVDSRPTLAAIKCPTLVLTGDADNTIPNALSREMAEGIAGARLKVLDRCGHLPQAEQPQATVRALTEWLGTEVV; this is encoded by the coding sequence ATGGACCAGACCACCCCGATTCTGTTGGTTCCGGGGCTGGCCTCCTCGGCCCGGATCTATGCCCCTGTCATCCCGGCGCTGTGGCGCTTCGGCCCGGTCATGGTTGCCAACCATATCCGCGACGACAGCATGGCGGCGATCGCCGCCCGCGTGCTGAGCGAGGCCCCGCCGCGCTTCGCGCTCGCTGGCCATTCCATGGGCGGCTACATCGCATTCGAGATCATGCGCCAGGCGCCCGAGCGGGTGGCCAAGCTCGCGTTGATCAACACCCAGGCGCGGCCCGACACCCCGGAGGCGACCGTGCGCCGCCGCGGCCTGATGGAGCGCGCCCGGCGCGGCGAGCTCCGCGCAATCCGCGAGGAGAGTTTTCCGGAGCTCGTGCATCCGTCGCGGCGCGATGATGCCGATATTCTCAAGCTGGTGCATGCGCAGGACGAGGATGTCGGTGTCGAGGGCTATCTGCGGCAGCAGACCGCGATCATCGCACGGGTGGATTCGCGCCCGACGCTTGCAGCGATCAAATGCCCGACGCTGGTGTTGACGGGCGATGCTGACAACACCATCCCGAACGCTCTCTCCAGGGAGATGGCCGAGGGCATCGCCGGCGCTAGGCTCAAAGTCCTCGATCGCTGCGGGCACTTGCCGCAAGCCGAGCAGCCGCAAGCGACAGTGCGGGCCTTGACCGAATGGCTCGGAACCGAGGTTGTCTAG
- a CDS encoding GatB/YqeY domain-containing protein encodes MLRDDINNAVKEAMKAKDERKLSTLRMVNSTIKNADIDARGQGKPPLSDADLLGVFQKMIKQRQESVELYEKGGRAELAAQEREEIAVISAYLPKQMADDEVKKAIADAITETGAAGMKDMGKVIAVLRVKYAGQMDFGKASGLVKAALSG; translated from the coding sequence ATGTTGCGCGACGACATCAACAATGCGGTCAAGGAGGCCATGAAGGCCAAGGACGAGCGCAAGCTGTCCACGCTGCGCATGGTCAATTCGACCATCAAGAATGCCGACATCGATGCGCGCGGGCAGGGCAAGCCGCCGTTGTCGGACGCCGACCTGCTCGGCGTCTTTCAGAAGATGATCAAGCAGCGGCAGGAGTCGGTCGAGCTCTACGAAAAAGGCGGCCGCGCCGAGCTTGCGGCCCAGGAGCGCGAGGAGATCGCAGTGATCTCGGCGTATCTGCCGAAGCAGATGGCCGACGACGAGGTGAAGAAGGCGATCGCGGACGCGATCACTGAAACCGGCGCCGCCGGCATGAAGGACATGGGCAAGGTGATCGCCGTGCTGCGCGTCAAGTATGCCGGACAGATGGATTTCGGCAAGGCCAGCGGTTTGGTGAAGGCGGCGCTGTCGGGCTAA
- a CDS encoding epoxide hydrolase family protein, whose protein sequence is MTAIKPFRIAISDDILSDLKSRLTRTRWPEAELVDDWSQGAPLKWIQEVCTYWADGYDWRAREAKLNRFEQFTTEIDGLDIHFSHVRSKEPNALPLIITHGWPGSIVEFQKVIAPLVDPVAHGGNPADAFHVVCPSLPGFGFSAKPKATGWGVDRIAATWAKLMERLGYARYGAQGGDWGSAVTASLGAQDAAHCAGIHITLSFNSPPRMEGEPTAEEKRALAGLKHYVDLDSGYSKQQSTRPQTLGYGLTDSPSGQAAWILEKFWAWTDCDGHPENIFTRDELLDNVMLYWVTETATSSARLYWESFGKRRTTPVVKVPTGVAAFPKEIITPVRRWMEPNFHDITHWSEMEKGGHFAAFEQPELFVRDVRKFFATVR, encoded by the coding sequence ATGACCGCCATCAAACCGTTCCGCATCGCCATCAGCGACGACATTCTCTCCGATCTCAAGTCGCGTCTCACCCGCACGCGCTGGCCGGAGGCGGAGCTGGTTGACGACTGGAGCCAAGGCGCGCCGCTGAAGTGGATTCAGGAGGTCTGCACCTATTGGGCCGATGGCTACGACTGGCGGGCGCGCGAGGCAAAGCTCAACCGCTTCGAACAGTTCACCACCGAGATCGACGGGCTCGACATTCATTTCTCGCATGTGCGCTCGAAAGAGCCAAACGCGCTGCCGCTGATCATCACCCATGGCTGGCCGGGTTCGATCGTCGAATTCCAGAAGGTGATCGCGCCGCTGGTCGATCCGGTCGCGCATGGCGGCAATCCCGCGGACGCGTTTCACGTCGTCTGTCCCTCGCTGCCGGGCTTCGGCTTCTCCGCCAAGCCGAAGGCCACCGGCTGGGGCGTCGACCGCATCGCCGCGACCTGGGCGAAGCTGATGGAGCGGCTCGGCTATGCGCGCTACGGCGCGCAAGGCGGCGACTGGGGCTCGGCGGTGACGGCCTCGCTCGGTGCGCAGGATGCGGCGCACTGCGCCGGCATTCACATCACGCTGTCCTTCAACTCGCCGCCGCGCATGGAGGGCGAGCCGACCGCGGAGGAGAAGCGAGCGCTCGCCGGCCTCAAGCATTACGTCGATCTCGACTCCGGCTACTCCAAGCAGCAATCGACGCGCCCGCAGACGCTCGGCTATGGCCTCACGGATTCGCCGAGCGGGCAGGCGGCCTGGATTCTGGAGAAATTCTGGGCCTGGACCGATTGCGACGGCCATCCCGAGAACATCTTCACCAGGGACGAGTTACTCGACAACGTCATGCTGTACTGGGTGACGGAGACGGCGACCTCCTCGGCGCGGCTCTACTGGGAGAGCTTTGGCAAACGCCGCACCACGCCTGTCGTCAAGGTGCCGACGGGCGTCGCCGCGTTCCCCAAGGAGATCATCACGCCGGTGCGACGCTGGATGGAACCGAACTTCCATGACATCACGCATTGGAGCGAGATGGAGAAGGGCGGCCATTTCGCCGCGTTCGAGCAGCCGGAGCTGTTCGTGCGCGATGTCAGGAAGTTCTTTGCGACGGTGCGGTGA
- a CDS encoding acyl-CoA synthetase, protein MLTEAATYDELTRNFRWDIPARFNMAEACCDRHADGTGRLALIYVDENGATTRTSFDEVADMSRRFANVLKADGLSRGDRVAVFLSQSLELPIAHMAAFRSGLVSIPLFALFGEDALEFRLSNSHARAIITDEAGWEKLTKIRERLPYLQDIYVTSGAVHAGAKPFWPAIETASEDFATVDTAADDPALIIYTSGTTGNPKGALHAHRVVLGHLPNVEMCHNFLPRPGDLMWTPADWAWIGGLVNGLLAFWYHGIPLVGHRARKFEPQAAMQMMADLGVRNVFLPPTALKLMRQAGVKHPGVKLRSIFTGGESLGGELLGWVRETFGIDAHEVFGQTECNLVIGSNSNLFPIRPGSMGKATPGFDVRIVNDKGEELPRGQRGIIGVRQPCPVTMLEYWRNPEATAKKYAGEFLLTGDLGVQDEDGYFWYVSREDDVITTAGYRVGPSEIEHTLMKHPSVAMAAVVGIPDPIRTESIKAWIVLRPGFTGTDALAREIQEFVKVQLAAHEYPRFVEFAETLPMTATGKVLRRELRAKG, encoded by the coding sequence ATGCTGACCGAAGCCGCAACCTACGACGAACTCACTCGCAACTTCCGCTGGGACATCCCGGCGCGCTTCAACATGGCGGAAGCATGCTGCGATCGGCATGCCGACGGCACCGGCCGGCTCGCGCTGATCTATGTCGACGAGAACGGCGCCACCACGCGAACCTCCTTCGACGAGGTCGCGGACATGTCGCGCCGCTTCGCCAACGTGCTGAAGGCGGATGGGCTTTCGCGCGGCGACCGCGTCGCGGTGTTCCTGTCGCAATCGCTGGAGCTGCCGATCGCGCATATGGCGGCATTCCGCTCAGGCCTGGTCTCGATCCCTCTGTTCGCACTGTTCGGCGAGGACGCGCTGGAATTTCGCCTGTCGAATTCACACGCGAGGGCAATCATCACCGATGAGGCGGGCTGGGAGAAGCTCACGAAGATCCGCGAGCGGCTGCCCTATCTGCAGGACATCTATGTCACGAGCGGCGCCGTCCACGCCGGCGCAAAGCCATTCTGGCCGGCGATCGAAACCGCGTCCGAGGACTTTGCGACCGTCGACACCGCCGCCGACGATCCCGCGCTGATCATCTACACCTCGGGCACGACGGGAAATCCCAAGGGCGCGCTGCATGCGCACCGCGTCGTGCTAGGCCATCTCCCCAATGTCGAGATGTGTCACAACTTCCTGCCGCGTCCCGGCGATCTCATGTGGACGCCGGCGGACTGGGCCTGGATCGGCGGCCTCGTCAACGGCCTGCTCGCATTCTGGTATCACGGCATCCCCCTGGTCGGGCATCGCGCGCGCAAATTCGAGCCGCAGGCGGCGATGCAGATGATGGCCGACCTTGGCGTCCGCAACGTCTTCCTGCCGCCGACCGCGCTCAAGCTGATGCGGCAGGCCGGGGTGAAGCATCCGGGCGTCAAGCTCCGCAGCATCTTCACCGGCGGAGAATCGCTCGGCGGCGAACTGCTCGGCTGGGTTCGCGAGACTTTTGGTATCGACGCCCATGAGGTGTTCGGCCAGACCGAGTGCAATCTCGTGATCGGCAGCAACTCCAATCTGTTTCCGATCCGCCCGGGTTCGATGGGCAAGGCGACGCCGGGCTTCGACGTCCGCATCGTCAACGACAAGGGCGAAGAATTGCCGCGCGGCCAGCGGGGCATCATCGGCGTGCGCCAGCCATGCCCCGTCACCATGCTCGAATACTGGCGCAATCCGGAGGCGACGGCGAAGAAATATGCCGGCGAATTCCTGCTCACCGGCGATCTCGGCGTGCAGGACGAGGACGGCTATTTCTGGTACGTCAGCCGCGAGGACGACGTCATCACCACCGCCGGCTATCGCGTCGGCCCGTCCGAGATCGAGCACACGCTGATGAAGCATCCCTCGGTGGCAATGGCCGCGGTGGTCGGCATCCCCGATCCGATCCGCACCGAATCGATCAAGGCCTGGATCGTGCTGCGTCCGGGCTTTACCGGCACCGACGCGCTGGCGCGCGAGATCCAGGAGTTCGTCAAGGTGCAGCTCGCCGCGCATGAATATCCGCGGTTCGTCGAATTCGCCGAGACGCTGCCGATGACGGCGACAGGCAAGGTGCTGCGGCGCGAGCTGCGGGCCAAGGGCTGA
- a CDS encoding MarR family winged helix-turn-helix transcriptional regulator → MARTSQAAGLHRASLDKLHDLDAALELMYYGWRGMTLEADEYLAKQGLSRPHHRILYVVARRPDIAIGSLLEVLGISKQALSRPLSLLLERKLVTSKRSPEQHRSKLLRLTAAGQRIEQRASDHERKVLREAFDRVGASGAAAWMAVMGTIADNN, encoded by the coding sequence ATGGCCAGGACGTCTCAAGCCGCGGGACTTCACCGCGCTTCGCTCGACAAGCTGCACGATCTCGATGCGGCGCTGGAGCTCATGTATTACGGCTGGCGCGGCATGACGCTGGAAGCCGACGAATATCTTGCGAAGCAGGGCCTGTCGCGTCCGCATCATCGTATCCTCTATGTGGTGGCACGCCGGCCCGATATCGCGATCGGCTCGCTGCTCGAGGTCCTCGGCATTTCCAAGCAGGCCTTGAGCCGGCCGCTCAGTCTGCTGCTCGAGCGCAAGCTGGTGACGTCGAAGCGCTCGCCCGAGCAGCATCGCTCCAAGCTGCTGCGTCTGACGGCCGCCGGGCAGCGCATCGAGCAACGGGCCTCGGACCACGAGCGCAAGGTCTTGCGCGAGGCGTTCGATCGCGTCGGCGCATCCGGGGCGGCGGCATGGATGGCGGTCATGGGGACGATCGCCGACAACAATTGA
- a CDS encoding nuclear transport factor 2 family protein, translating to MSGQNPLSAQKMNRVAAERFVAAWCASWCKVDIDAVVAHLAENAQMRSPLALTLTGSPVVAGIENIRAYWRKAYGHIESADLRILSWSWDDTIARLTVWWQLGDTRASEFMDFDATGRVVRSEAFYGK from the coding sequence ATGAGCGGACAGAATCCATTGAGCGCGCAGAAAATGAATCGCGTGGCCGCCGAACGCTTCGTCGCGGCCTGGTGCGCGAGCTGGTGCAAGGTCGATATCGACGCGGTGGTGGCGCATCTTGCCGAGAATGCGCAGATGCGCAGCCCTCTGGCGCTGACGCTGACCGGTTCTCCTGTCGTCGCCGGCATCGAGAATATCCGCGCCTATTGGCGCAAAGCCTATGGCCACATCGAAAGCGCGGACCTGAGGATCCTGAGCTGGAGCTGGGACGACACCATCGCGCGCCTGACGGTGTGGTGGCAGCTGGGAGACACGCGCGCCAGCGAGTTCATGGATTTCGACGCTACGGGGCGCGTCGTGCGCAGCGAAGCCTTTTACGGAAAATGA